Part of the Deltaproteobacteria bacterium genome is shown below.
TCCCCAACCAATGCGAGCGTCTCACCCGCATCGACCGTGAACGAGACGTCATCGACGGCCTTCACCACGCGGCCTTGCATCGAGAGATACGTACGGAGTTGTTCGACTTCCAACAGTGCCATCGCTATCCCCTCAACCGTGGATCAGTCGCGTCTCGTAGACCTTCGCCGATCAGATTGAACGCGGTGATCGTCAGGAAGATTGCAAAACCGGGCGAGAGCGTCAGCCACCATCCGATATCGAGAAAGTCGCGCGACTGGGAAATGATACCGCCCCAACTCGGTTCATACGGCGGCACACCGAATCCTAAGAAACTCAGACTCGATTCCACGAGCACCGCGGACGCAACATCAAAGGAGAGACTCACCAGGACTGGGGCCAACGCGTTCGGCAACAGATGACGAAACATCACTCGGGCGTGGCTCGCTCCCAACACCGTGACGGCGGCCACGAAGTCCTGGCCCTTGAGCTTTAAAAACTCGCCGCGCACCAGTCGCGCAATCCCGGTCCAGCCGGTCAGACCGATCACGATCATGATGTTGTAAATGCTCGGTTGCACAAAGGCGAGGACCGCGAGGATTAAAAAGAATGTAGGGAAACAATACATCACTTCGATGAGTCGGGAGAGCAGGATGTCGACGATGCCACCGTAATAGCCGGCCCATGCGCCGAGCACGATGCCGATGAATCCGGCGATCGCAACGGCAATGAAGCCGATCGAGAGCGAAGAGCGGGTCCCGTGGACCATGCGCGCGGCGACATCGCGCCCTTGGTCGTCGGTGCCGAGCCAATGGGTCAAACTCGGCGCTTCAAGAATGGCGTCCAAGTCGTAACCGGTCGGCGAATAGGGAATCGCCGGCATTACAACGGTCGTACCGATCGGCGGATAGGCCCGCCAGGCCAGGAAATTCGCATGTTCGGGAAGATTCGGCACGGATTGAATGATCGGGCAATACCAATGACCTTGCCACTTCAGCAGCAGCGGCTTGTGATTCGCGATGAACGGCGCGAGCGTCGCGATCAACGTGAGCCACACGACGACGCCGAAGCCGAACCGCGCCAGTCGATGGCGGCGGAATTGCGCCCAGACTACGCGCCAATACGATTCGCGTGCGCGGTCATTCATAGCTCACCCGGGGATCGACGACGGCGTAGAGCAAGTCGGAGAGCAACAGGCCGATCAGTGTCAGCAACGAATCGATCGTGGCGAGCGCCATCACCAGCGGATAGTCGCGCGCCATCACGGCCTCGAAACTCAATCGGCCCATTCCGGGCACGCTGAAAATCTGTTCGATGATGATGCTCCCACCCAACATCCCGGGGAGCAACGTGCCGAAGAGGGTCACAAACGGGATTAACGCGTTACGAAATCCGTGACGCACAATGACGCGCCATTCCGAAAGTCCCTTCGCGCGCGCCGTGCGCATGTAGTCTTGCTTCACGACATCGAGCATCACGGAGCGGCTAAATCGGGAGAGGAACGCAAAGCCGCCGTACGTCATGCAGATAATCGGGAGAACCAAGTGCCACAGGACATTCCCGGCCCGTTGCCACCAGGAGAGCTGTTCCGCACCTTCTGAAATAAAGCCGACGATCGGAAACCAGTTGAGATAATCGCCGCCGGCGAAAAAGATGAGCAACAACGAGGCGACCCAAAAGGCGGGCAGCGAATACAGAATATAAAAAAGGACTGCCGTGCCTTGATCCCACAGGCCGCCGGCGCGCAACGCGTTCCAGACACCGGTCGGAATGGCAATGCAATAGATGATGCAAATCGCAATCAGGTTCAGCAGCAACGTGATCGGCAAGGCCTCGGCGATTTTGCGCAGAATGGGACGTTCGTCTTGAAACGAATTGCCGAAATCGAGCGTGACGATGCGCCGCAGCCAGCGTCCGTATTGCACATACAACGGTTGATCGAGCCCGTAGAGCTTGCGCGTCTGTTCGATGACTTCCGTCGCCACGACGCCGGGCTTCATCCCCCCACCCTCTTGCTGCATCTTTAACTTCACTGGGTCGCCGGGGGTCAGATGGATGATGACGAACGTAATGACCGTAATCCCGAAAAACGTCGGGATCATTAATAAGAGCCGACGGATGAGATACGCGGTCATTGGTACAACACCTCACTCGGGCCGACGCCCCATTCGCGCATATCGACACCGCCGGGATAGACCTGTACTTGGGTAAAGCGTTGGTGCCGGACGAGACGACTCGTGAAGACAAAGAGGAACGTGCACGGTTGCTCTTCGTGAATGATGCGGTCCATCCGATGATACAACGCGTTGCGCTTTGCTGGATCGAACTCGACGCGGGCCGCTTCGATCAGTTGGTCGACTTCCGGATTCGCAAAACCGATATAGTTCGAACCCTCCGCTTGCTGCGAGGAGTGCCAAATCTGATGCGGGTCTGACTCGTAGTCGCCAGTCCAACCTCCAAATACGGCGTCGAATTGATGATCATGCGTAGTTTGCAAAAAGACCGTCCATTCCATCTGCCGCACTTCGACAATGATGCCGACTTTCCGCAAGTCCTCACGAATAATACTGCTCAAGCTGTCGACCGTGCGGCTCGGCCCGGGATAGAGAAACGTAAAGCGGAACGGCTCGCCGTTCTTGTCGCGAATGCCGTCGCCGTCGTGATCGGTCCAACCCGCTTCCTCCAGCAATTGCAGCGCGCGCTCCGGATCGTACGGCCACGGGGCAAGCGACGGGTCGTGCTGCGGGCCATGATCATAGAACGTGCCGGCCGCGACGTGGCCGGAACCAAAAAAGAGTTTGCGGATCAGTTCCTCGCGTGGAATCAGCATCGTCAGGGCCTGGCGGATGCGACGATCGGCAAACAGCGGGCGACGCAAGTTCCAACCGATATAGCTGTATCCTGCGGAATACGGTTCGTACTCCGTCTTGGTAAAACGTCGTCGGAATGCCGCAGAGTTGGTCTGTTTGGCCCACTGAATGGCACGCACGCCGGAGACATCGATCTCCCCTTTTTTCAACGCCTGAAATGCCACCCATTGATCGTTGATGATCTTGTAGACCACGCCCTGCAACGCCATCGGTGTTCCCCAATAGTCGGGGAAGCGTTCCACGCGGATTTGGCGCGCCGTCTTCCATTCCACAAAGCGCATCGGACCGGTGCCGATCGGCGCGCGGTTGGCGGCGTGTTTCCGAAACTCCTCGCCGTTATCGAAGACGTGCCGCGGGACAATCGGCATGAAGGCGATCGTTTCCAATGCGAAGACGTACGGGCGCTCCAGATTGAAACGAATCGTGAAATCGTCGAGCAACTCCGCGCCGGTGATCCCCGACTTCTGAAAGTAGGAACTTAAGTGTGCCGCGCCGACTTTCGGATCGTTGATTCGCTCGAAAGAATAGAGGACATCGCGCGCAGTAAATGGCTGGTGATCATGCCATTGCACGCCATGGCGCAAATAAAACGTGTAGTGTAGGTGATCGGGCGATTCCTCCCAACGTTCGGCCAGCAGTGGTTCTAGATTGAAGTTCGCGTTGGTGCGCCGCAGCAGCGTTTCCGTCACGAATTCATTGGCGACATTTTGCGTGGCGTCGGTCGCGACGATCGGATTGAGACTTTGGGGATCGCTGGGCAAGTAGTAGACAACGACGCTGGGGTCGCGCTCCACGCGATAGTGACATCCGCCGAGACTTGGCAGCAACCACAGCGCGAGGGTGAACCAGACGCAGCGCCCGAGGCATTTCATGGCCACTCGTGTACCTCCACGCTGCCATCCAGTTCCAAGGTAAAGGGGTCCCCTTTGAGCCGCGCGTGTGGCGTGACTTCGGTCAGATTCAACACGGCGCGCCGACTGTTACGGGGATCTTGGATCGTTACGTGATGCGGCAGCGCAACCCCTTTGACGGTTCGATATTCGCTGTACTCGACTTCCAACTCGACACGGCTGCCGCGGCCCAACCGCTGGCAGCGCCGCAACATCCCCGAGTCGGGATCGAACTCGAGACGCATCCGCTGATCCGGCGAGCGCAGCACGTGCGCCGATTCGGCCGGCCACTTGACCCATGTGGTGTCTTCGCCCAGCGGGAGCCCGCGCAGCAGATTAGCCAAATCGGTCGGCGCGAGCGGAATACGCAACAAACGTTCTACATGCGCCGCGTCGGCGGGCATCCGGTAAGCCTGTCCCGCCATGGGGGCATACCACCAGACCGTTTTGCCATTGAGGATCAAGGTTCCAATCGAGCCAGCCAGCGGATCGAAGAGATCGAGTCGGACGCGGTGCATTCCGGCCACGACGGCCGCGAAATTCCAATCCCCGTATGGCACCGACCAGCCATTTTTGAACGTCCCCAAGATGCCGGTCTCTTGCAATTGACTGTCGCGCGCTTCCAAGCGGCTCGCAGCGCCCTGTAATCCAGGAGCGCCTTTGCCGCCACGCACCGGCCGATGCGCAGTCGTCCCTTGCGGCGCACAACCGAGCAACGCACTGAGACAGAGTAGACAGAGACTCCTACTGCACCACGTTCGCCAATTCACGGGTCACCCTCTCAATGGCCGCGACTTCACTCGGGTCGGGTGTCGGTTGTTTGGTCAACAAGGTCTGCGCCTCGTGCAATCGCACTCGCGCCTCCGGGATGCGCCGCAATTTTACCAAGATCTCGGCCGCGTGCCGCAGGATGGTCGGTTCTCCGGGCGCAAAGCGGTTGGCTTGTTCGATCATCACCAACGCGCGCTCGAAGTCACCTTTACGAAAATAGACCCAGGCCAGGCTGTCGAGGATATGACCGTCGTTCGGCTTCAACATCACGGCGCGCTGCAGCAGTTCCTCCGCCTCGTCGAGGTGTTTGCCCCATTCCGCGTACGTGTAGCCGATATAATTCAACGCGCCGACGTTCTTCGGTTGCTGTGCTAAGACTTTTTTCATCATCGCGACGGCGTCGTCGCGTTGGCCCAGCCGTTCGTAGGAAATGGCCAATGCATAGAGCAAGGACTGTCGCTGCGGAAAGTGCCGCACGGCTTGGCGTAACACCCGCGCCGTGCCGGCCTCATTTTTCTGTTCTTGCAACACGAACGCGAGGTATTCATAAAACTCGACAACCTTCGGACGCCGGCGCACGGC
Proteins encoded:
- a CDS encoding ABC transporter permease: MNDRARESYWRVVWAQFRRHRLARFGFGVVVWLTLIATLAPFIANHKPLLLKWQGHWYCPIIQSVPNLPEHANFLAWRAYPPIGTTVVMPAIPYSPTGYDLDAILEAPSLTHWLGTDDQGRDVAARMVHGTRSSLSIGFIAVAIAGFIGIVLGAWAGYYGGIVDILLSRLIEVMYCFPTFFLILAVLAFVQPSIYNIMIVIGLTGWTGIARLVRGEFLKLKGQDFVAAVTVLGASHARVMFRHLLPNALAPVLVSLSFDVASAVLVESSLSFLGFGVPPYEPSWGGIISQSRDFLDIGWWLTLSPGFAIFLTITAFNLIGEGLRDATDPRLRG
- a CDS encoding ABC transporter permease; protein product: MTAYLIRRLLLMIPTFFGITVITFVIIHLTPGDPVKLKMQQEGGGMKPGVVATEVIEQTRKLYGLDQPLYVQYGRWLRRIVTLDFGNSFQDERPILRKIAEALPITLLLNLIAICIIYCIAIPTGVWNALRAGGLWDQGTAVLFYILYSLPAFWVASLLLIFFAGGDYLNWFPIVGFISEGAEQLSWWQRAGNVLWHLVLPIICMTYGGFAFLSRFSRSVMLDVVKQDYMRTARAKGLSEWRVIVRHGFRNALIPFVTLFGTLLPGMLGGSIIIEQIFSVPGMGRLSFEAVMARDYPLVMALATIDSLLTLIGLLLSDLLYAVVDPRVSYE
- a CDS encoding DUF4292 domain-containing protein, whose translation is MNWRTWCSRSLCLLCLSALLGCAPQGTTAHRPVRGGKGAPGLQGAASRLEARDSQLQETGILGTFKNGWSVPYGDWNFAAVVAGMHRVRLDLFDPLAGSIGTLILNGKTVWWYAPMAGQAYRMPADAAHVERLLRIPLAPTDLANLLRGLPLGEDTTWVKWPAESAHVLRSPDQRMRLEFDPDSGMLRRCQRLGRGSRVELEVEYSEYRTVKGVALPHHVTIQDPRNSRRAVLNLTEVTPHARLKGDPFTLELDGSVEVHEWP